The Vallitalea okinawensis region TAATAGCCTCCTTATTTCAAAACCTAAAACAGTTTCCTCATTTTACTAATGTTTAAGTTATGTACTAATATAACATAATTCATACCTATGCACAATAAGAGAATATAATAAAATTAGGTATTCTAAGAGCTAGCTTTAAAATATAAATTTTCTCGATTCATATTTACAATATCATCCATCTTATAATATAATAAGGTTTATAGCCATAATTTTTCACATTTCTAGATGTGTGCACTAAAAAACAAGGGAGGGATTTCATTGATTAGACGAACTTTAGTATTGATGACCACAATAGTACTATCACTTTATTGTATTGCTTTTACATCTTCAGCCAAAGAAGAAAATCGTATGCTAGGAATGCCTATCGGTTTTACTTTTAGTGAAGGTGTTGATTGGAATTTAGATATTGAGGGTATAACAGCAGTAAAAATCAATGATGATATTGAGTTTAGTATTTATTATGAAAATAGTGAAATATCTTTTTACAGCTTCTTTAATCCACCAGAAGGTGACAAAATAAAAATTATGGGTAACCCATCTGAATTAGAGAATGAGAATGGGCTTTTAAAAATAAGATATTCCTTGGAGGAGTTTAAGAAATTTGGAAGTATAACTATAAGTATTATAGATGGCTATTCTAACCATGGCTACATATTCCTTGAAAGTCCAAAAAAAATTAATTACGACCAATTAGAAGAGATTTTTGAATTTGAGAATGAAATCTTAAATCAACTAGTAAAAGAGAAGCTTAACAAGGATAAAATCTCTAAAGACGACTTAGAAGCAATAGAAACATTAACGGCTAATGATAAAGGTATTTACTACCTAAATGGTTTAGAATACTTACCACAGTTAAAATATCTGGATTTAAGAAATAATAACATTAGTGATTTGAGTTTATTGTCTGAACTTGATCAATTAGAAGTATTATATCTTGAGGGTAATCCTGTACAAGATTATACACCTATATATTCTTTATTCGATAATCTAATTGTGAATGATTTTCCTAATGAAGAAGTTAACTATTTAATCAATGAAGGAAAACTGCAAGATTTAAATGTTGTTAAAGAACATAGCAATCTCCTGATAGCCTATACAGCTTCTAAATTCTCAGATCTTTCAGAAAGTGAATGGTATACAAAAAATATTTCATACCTTTATGTGATGAAAGTAATTAGCGGCTATTCAGATGGTACATTCAAACCTGATAGTGAAATAAGTATTGATGAGTTTGTTAAGATGATTATTACTATTTTAGGCTATGATATGGAACCTGGAAAGGAATATTGGGCGTCTCCTTTTATAGAAAAAGCTCATGAACTTGGATTAATACAAGAGAGTGAATTTACTAATTATAGAAGACAAATCACAAGAGGTGAAATGGCAAGAATCGTTGCAAGAGCAGTAAGCTCAGATTCAATTAAGGATGAGACGCTTGAAGTTTATAAAGACTCTATAATGGATTATGATTCAATTCCCGATGAATATAAAGAATCTATTCTGATAGCTTTTTCAGAAGGTATCATAAGTGGATATACTGATAATACCTTTAGATATGATCAATTAGCAACAAGAGCTGAAGCTGCATCAATTATTATTAGACTGATTGATATAGATGCACGTGCAAAACCAGAGCAATAACATTAAAGTTACTACAATTACTTAGTACAAAATGATATCAGCAGATATATAACTAGTTGTTTAAAGTTATAATATCTGCTGAACTACATCGTGCAGTATTGATAAGTATGAACGGTGAATATTAATCCAAAATAAGTACTTCTTTTAGATCTATAATGTCACCCTGCCCTTCTATCTCAATGGTAATATAGCGATACTCATAGGGTAATATATACATAGATGTATAAAGTTCATCCTCTTCTATCTCAAACCAATCAGTAGTCTCATCAAAATCATTAAATGAGTCTGTATTACTAAAAGCAAGTCGTACTCTTCTAGCTTGCTCCTCTCCCCAAGAGAAAGCAACTCGTCTTATTATGTATGGTTCTTTTAAATCTACCTGAAAACTTACAGAATTACTATCATCAAAATTCAATTCACATACTGTGGCTAAGTCCCCATCTATGATCTTTTCAATATCACTCTGAAGTACTCCATTAACTTGAGTATCAATGGATGCTACTGTATCAACTCGATCACCATGAGATACAATTCTTTGACAGCCAAATCTTAAACCATATCCTTTCATAAGCTTATTATTACGATAATCTCTAATCCAACGGTCATTAACCTTATCACCATAATTGCCTTCAAGTATATGTAGATCATTGTTGACTACTTCCCATACAAAAGCAACATGTTCAGGTAAATAAATAAAGTCTCCAGGTACAGGTTGGACTTGCTGAGGTAATTCTTCAGGATAATACCAAGATTTATACTTTCTAAAGTAACGCACAGAATAGGCACCACCCTTAACCATCCAATCTGTAGAACTGCATTCAATACCTGGTACAGTAGCACCACCACCCTTCATTGGGCAACCAGCATAGTTATAACACCATGAGACGAAATCAGTGCACCATTGCTCTGGACCAAATATAGTGAACTTATGAACATCTCCTGTATCTTCACCTGTAAGAGGATTTTCCCTAATTGGATCTCTGTTGATATCTTTATCAGGTTCCCAGTAGGAATAATACCCTTCATTATAGTCATCAGGATAATAATAAAGTTGACTTAAGCCCATGGTAACAATTTTATTCCCTTCGATTAAGCTTCTACTTGAAGTAAAAGGTCCTTCACCAATAAGGAAATCTAGCAACTCAATGAACTCTTCTTCTGTCTCTTTTATTTTTGTGTTTGCATTTTGAATGATGGAGGGTTCAAAAGAAGGCTCAATCATAATCCCATCTTCATCATAGTTAAAATCGTACATCGTTAAATCAACTTCATATTCTGTTTCAAGGCTTTTATACCAAATAGTCATTGATACTAGGCTAGCTAATATTATAACAATATATAGAATTTTTTTCTTCATCCCCATCCCCCTCAGACATCTAAACTATATAATTATATATTTTGAATAAACATAACTGCAAATTATTTTGATTTATCAGGTATCTGAAATTGATCTGTTAGTCCCATTTTATAGGCTAACTTGATTATTGATTTTTCATCTTCTGTCATTTTTCTATTATACATTTTCTCAAATTGTTGGATTAAGCCATGATAATCGATTTTCCTTTTCTGTTTTTGGATCCGCTTCCCTCTGTTGATAAAAGCTTGGCGAGGATCATATTTTTCTATTTGATAAGGCTCTGATGATAGTCTTCTAAAAACTTCAGCAGTATAAAAAGCATCATGAAACGCATCATGAAACGACTTCTCAATGGGTATATCCATAAATTCAATAGCGCTTCTTAATCCAATACTACTGTTATTTGGTGTCCTAAATTTCTTAGAAGCGATCTCCTGTATGTTAATGAACCTTCTAGGAATGTCATTACTACTTAATTTATGAAATACTACATTTCTAAACAATTCCTTCATATCTGCTAAGCCCCAAATACCAAAGATATTATCTTTCCCATCAATAAAATCAGTAAATTGCTCAAAAACATATTTAAAAGATCGAGCTAACTTTAATTGATCATCGGTAATGTTAGTTAATTCTTCTATAAAAGGGTGCACTTTCGGATATATAATTGGCTTAACTAGAGCCTTAAAGGTTGCGACTTCATTAAGCTCTGTATCAAGCTTAACTGCACCAATTTGTATAATTTCGAAAGGGCATTTCTGATTCATTCGCTTAGAGTGTTTTTGATCTTCAATAAGGGCTTGATTAAATTCTAAATCAAATACGATATAACTCATTTAATTAACTCCTTTTAAAGCTAGTTCCTTTAGTATGTATCAACGACTTCCCTTTTAATCAGAAAAAACACTTATCTTTTCAGACAAGTGTTTTCAAGAAAAGCTAATTTACTATTTGTTAAATGCTCATACTGATCGTTAGTGATAATCCCCGTTTCTTTTAATTCACTGGCATAGCCAATAAAATCCATTATCAACTCTCTTAAGCATTTAGCATTTTTCATCATCAAACTCCTTTATTAGAATTCAATATTTGATATGTATAATTATACCATAAAAAGATATGTTTTTCAACAATATTTTGTCAAGTCAGTTGTCATAACAATTTATACCGAAATAAGTTATTAACATATTTTTCCACAACTTGTTGATAATTTACAAATTATGTAACCCACTATTCACAGGTACGGTGTGGATAATTCTCCTCGCCATCCAGAGCACATAATAATTATAATTAAACTCTCTCTTGAAAATCATTATAATTAACATAAAATGATATATGTAGACTAAAATAAGCAGACGAAAGGAGATTTTTTATGAGTAATCTATTATGTGTGATAACACTTAGTAAGCGAGGCTACTGGTTATAGCATATTGTTTGCTTGGTAAGCCTTGTTTATTAAGTTATCATAATTTAATAACTAGGAGGCTTATAGGATTATTACAAAAATAAAACAAAACACTAATTATATAAGTGATAACAAACAACATTTAATAAAATTGATTGCTAAGAAGGTAAAAATCCAAGAAGGTGAAGATGCAATCGAAAACTTCTTGAGATTACTATATTTAAATAACCCTCAGTCCAATAAACGCTTAGCACGTCAGTTATTATTACCCATTCCGTTAGTATCAGCAATAAAAAAGGAATTTATTAAAATTGGTATTGTAGTTCAGAAAAAGGGAATCATGTTAACTACTAATGGAAAAACATTTGTTGAAGATGAATTAGGCTATAAAGGAATTGATTTAGCTTTTCTTCATTCTATTATGGAAGATAATTTATCTATGGAGGTAATCTTTAAAGAAGATTGGATTCTATTAGAAAATATTTATGGGTTAAGACCTGATGCAAATATGGCCTTGGACCAAGCACACTGCACTATGAAAACAAGTCTAAAGAGGGCTATACTAGCTTTACGCATGAATAGCCTTATCCATAAAAAAATTCTATGTATAGGTGATGATGATTTTGTTAGTATCGCTCTAGGTTTTCTTTTAAAACGACTATATCCAGATACCAGTCATAATAGGACCGAAATTCACGTTGCAGATTTGGATCAAAGATACTTAAATCAGCTCAGTGATATTGCCAACAAGTATCATTTACCCATTACATGTTTTCAAATGGATTTTAAAGATTCAGTTAAAGACGATTTCCTTAATAACTACGATGCTTTTTTTACAGATCCACCATATACATTACAAGGTATGAGTTTGTTTATTTCAAGAGGCTTAGCAATGTTAAAAAAGAAAAAAGGAACATTAATATTTTTTTCATTTGCTCATAAGTCTTTTGATGAAACCTATAAAATGCAGAAAATAATCTCTGATATGGGTTTAACCATTCAGCAACTTCACAAACATTTCAATGAGTATTACGGTGGCTCTATTATCGGTAATACTAGTCAACTAATCGTATTAAAAACAACTGAATGGACAAAGCCTATTATAGCTCCAAATGATTCCTTCAAAGAGTTTCTCTATACAAAAGAAGTGAATCAAAAAAATTCCTCAAGCAAATAAAATTTAATATTCATAAAGGATGAAATACATGATACCTATTTATTTCATCCTTTTTAAATCGCCAGAATATATTAAGCACCCATGACTCGCGCTTAAGAAATTAATTAGTAAGTTCATATGTAATGGATATATCCTTTAATTTTCGGCACCAAATTAAATGGTCAGCACCTTCTCCCCAATAATCTTTTAGTACGTATTTGGGTTCCCCCAGCTTCTTACCCCATATCTTTTTTGCTATCGTATAACCGCTATCCAGACAGAATTCATCAATCCCCTTCCCAATTAAAGCGATATACATAGCATTTAACAATAACGTACCTATTCCTTTTCGTTGGTATTCAGGTAATATATACACAGATCCAATTTCTCCAACATCCTTAAGTTGACCTTGAGTACATTTATTGATTAGTTCACTACTTACACCATATGAAATTGTTCCAACAATCTTTCCCTCTAAACACGCAAGTAGAAAGAAGTGATTAAAACCATTAGATGCTATATCTTCTTTCAATCTCTGCTTTTTTTCCTCTACCTCCCCATTAATCGATTCAAGGTCGTCGCCAACTCCCTCTTCTTCAAATGCCGTGGTAATGGTTACTGCAAATAATTGATGAAGTTCTTCAATATCTTTTTTATTTGGTCTTCGAATACTAACATTTTTCATCATAAATTTATTTACCTTTCTAGTCGAATGCTATCAACAACTATTCATATGTGTAAAATTATACCACAATAGAGAGCTAAATGAAACTTCATGATTTACAGTGTCAGACAGCAATACCTACTTAAGAATTTTATATCCAAAACTAAGCCTACTCTCATTGGATTAGTTATTGTGATTATGATTCTTTTTATAAATTATTTAATCAACAATGATTATTCATTACTTACTATGTATACAATATTAATACGCATCTGTAATGTACTGACTATGCTCTTTTCCAGACATAACAGAAAAAGGTAAGCACTTGAGGCACTCATTTTATAAAGAAAACCAATCAACCATTTATTACCAAGGAAATATTATCCATACTTTTCATTGCTCTTTTTATTACTTTTTACTCAGTTTAAGACCATCAATATCATTTTTCTATTGCTCTTTTAAGTTCGCTTAAAGCTATTTGATGGTACTTAAGGGATTCTTTATCATTGTTTTTTTTATCTTGCTGAATGGCATATTCAAGACCTTCTATCTGTCTTCTTAATACTATATCATCAGCATTTCTTGGTTTCATATAAGACATAATACTGACCTCCCATATTCAGTCAATCAAATTATCAACATTAAACTGCTTATCATTGTTTTATAGTTATATT contains the following coding sequences:
- a CDS encoding S-layer homology domain-containing protein — protein: MIRRTLVLMTTIVLSLYCIAFTSSAKEENRMLGMPIGFTFSEGVDWNLDIEGITAVKINDDIEFSIYYENSEISFYSFFNPPEGDKIKIMGNPSELENENGLLKIRYSLEEFKKFGSITISIIDGYSNHGYIFLESPKKINYDQLEEIFEFENEILNQLVKEKLNKDKISKDDLEAIETLTANDKGIYYLNGLEYLPQLKYLDLRNNNISDLSLLSELDQLEVLYLEGNPVQDYTPIYSLFDNLIVNDFPNEEVNYLINEGKLQDLNVVKEHSNLLIAYTASKFSDLSESEWYTKNISYLYVMKVISGYSDGTFKPDSEISIDEFVKMIITILGYDMEPGKEYWASPFIEKAHELGLIQESEFTNYRRQITRGEMARIVARAVSSDSIKDETLEVYKDSIMDYDSIPDEYKESILIAFSEGIISGYTDNTFRYDQLATRAEAASIIIRLIDIDARAKPEQ
- a CDS encoding CHAP domain-containing protein; this translates as MKKKILYIVIILASLVSMTIWYKSLETEYEVDLTMYDFNYDEDGIMIEPSFEPSIIQNANTKIKETEEEFIELLDFLIGEGPFTSSRSLIEGNKIVTMGLSQLYYYPDDYNEGYYSYWEPDKDINRDPIRENPLTGEDTGDVHKFTIFGPEQWCTDFVSWCYNYAGCPMKGGGATVPGIECSSTDWMVKGGAYSVRYFRKYKSWYYPEELPQQVQPVPGDFIYLPEHVAFVWEVVNNDLHILEGNYGDKVNDRWIRDYRNNKLMKGYGLRFGCQRIVSHGDRVDTVASIDTQVNGVLQSDIEKIIDGDLATVCELNFDDSNSVSFQVDLKEPYIIRRVAFSWGEEQARRVRLAFSNTDSFNDFDETTDWFEIEEDELYTSMYILPYEYRYITIEIEGQGDIIDLKEVLILD
- a CDS encoding 3'-5' exonuclease, which encodes MSYIVFDLEFNQALIEDQKHSKRMNQKCPFEIIQIGAVKLDTELNEVATFKALVKPIIYPKVHPFIEELTNITDDQLKLARSFKYVFEQFTDFIDGKDNIFGIWGLADMKELFRNVVFHKLSSNDIPRRFINIQEIASKKFRTPNNSSIGLRSAIEFMDIPIEKSFHDAFHDAFYTAEVFRRLSSEPYQIEKYDPRQAFINRGKRIQKQKRKIDYHGLIQQFEKMYNRKMTEDEKSIIKLAYKMGLTDQFQIPDKSK
- a CDS encoding bis-aminopropyl spermidine synthase family protein, with the protein product MIAKKVKIQEGEDAIENFLRLLYLNNPQSNKRLARQLLLPIPLVSAIKKEFIKIGIVVQKKGIMLTTNGKTFVEDELGYKGIDLAFLHSIMEDNLSMEVIFKEDWILLENIYGLRPDANMALDQAHCTMKTSLKRAILALRMNSLIHKKILCIGDDDFVSIALGFLLKRLYPDTSHNRTEIHVADLDQRYLNQLSDIANKYHLPITCFQMDFKDSVKDDFLNNYDAFFTDPPYTLQGMSLFISRGLAMLKKKKGTLIFFSFAHKSFDETYKMQKIISDMGLTIQQLHKHFNEYYGGSIIGNTSQLIVLKTTEWTKPIIAPNDSFKEFLYTKEVNQKNSSSK
- a CDS encoding GNAT family N-acetyltransferase, with the protein product MMKNVSIRRPNKKDIEELHQLFAVTITTAFEEEGVGDDLESINGEVEEKKQRLKEDIASNGFNHFFLLACLEGKIVGTISYGVSSELINKCTQGQLKDVGEIGSVYILPEYQRKGIGTLLLNAMYIALIGKGIDEFCLDSGYTIAKKIWGKKLGEPKYVLKDYWGEGADHLIWCRKLKDISITYELTN